From Cytophagales bacterium, the proteins below share one genomic window:
- a CDS encoding alpha/beta fold hydrolase, translated as MLKNIKTLYLINNFVKRVKHKFAISRIIILFMLSFLGYSVFAQQDILQFEKTDPFYPNIDSTLLKDMEWGYFNVPENWEMPDSEPIKLAVVRLKSQSSEANPLVVLAGGPGSSIIEGGWYWLNHPIREKHDIILVDIRGTGFSKPRLCPDLGKAFFEIFAKNIDVKQATSLRVEATLDCQSDLTEQGVDIAAFNSISVSNDLNALKNYLGYESWNVMGISYGTYIAQVYANYFQNDIKSLILDSPILDIKQYYTTNTANYRSSLQKVFENCKNNPDCNQDYPELASVYLETIESLEANPITLSVDNSIVATGSFTFNTNDFKLAVQQSLYRKELIEIIPLLIYQFSNRNESALAALIESFSQNLNLDYGVYYCFTCNEAIPANSFSDYEQNSNSSGNQPYQLSFYKSDFEICSVWNNERDTLRLPESPDLLNMPSPVLIYNGFFDPITPPSNGKGLNNLLPNSYLVKAGAYGHTPSFTNEGNSVLKAFLANPSTQPNVDEFAPFDPAKFATGIFITSGAIGMAKSIQNFDILFFAPLIISLVIFISYIVFQVFSKFNKQQTRRQQKVAESLILFCSSIALVIVLILVYAIIQTLNINFNIVAFGIPNDFAFISILNYAFIGILAATFIYYAIRFKNLNNRALLFAILFSNAITGTYLYHWGFL; from the coding sequence ATGTTAAAAAATATTAAAACGTTGTATTTGATTAATAATTTCGTCAAACGAGTAAAGCATAAATTTGCTATCAGCAGGATTATCATCTTGTTCATGCTTTCTTTTTTGGGCTATAGTGTATTTGCTCAACAGGACATATTGCAATTTGAAAAGACAGATCCATTTTATCCGAATATAGATTCCACCCTCCTCAAAGACATGGAATGGGGATATTTCAATGTTCCTGAAAATTGGGAGATGCCTGATTCTGAGCCAATTAAACTAGCAGTTGTCAGACTGAAAAGTCAATCTAGTGAGGCAAATCCACTGGTTGTTCTTGCAGGAGGACCAGGGTCAAGCATTATTGAAGGTGGGTGGTATTGGCTCAATCATCCGATTAGGGAGAAGCACGATATCATTTTAGTAGATATCAGGGGTACAGGATTTTCAAAACCAAGGCTTTGTCCTGATCTCGGTAAAGCGTTTTTTGAAATTTTTGCGAAAAATATTGACGTAAAGCAAGCGACATCATTGAGAGTAGAAGCGACATTGGACTGCCAATCCGACCTGACAGAACAAGGGGTTGATATTGCAGCTTTCAACAGTATAAGTGTCTCCAATGACCTCAATGCCCTAAAAAATTACCTGGGTTATGAAAGCTGGAATGTAATGGGCATTTCTTATGGAACCTATATCGCACAGGTTTATGCTAATTATTTTCAAAACGATATAAAATCCTTAATTCTAGACTCTCCTATTTTAGACATCAAGCAGTATTACACTACGAATACCGCCAATTATCGCAGTAGTCTGCAAAAGGTTTTTGAAAATTGTAAAAACAACCCGGATTGTAACCAGGATTATCCGGAGTTAGCATCTGTTTATTTAGAAACCATAGAAAGCCTTGAAGCGAACCCAATAACCCTTTCTGTAGACAATAGCATCGTAGCAACAGGGAGTTTTACTTTCAATACAAATGACTTCAAGCTGGCCGTGCAACAAAGTCTGTATCGGAAAGAACTGATAGAAATCATCCCACTCCTGATCTATCAATTCAGCAATCGCAACGAATCAGCTTTGGCAGCACTAATCGAGTCGTTTTCGCAAAACCTTAACTTAGATTACGGAGTGTATTACTGCTTTACCTGTAATGAAGCCATACCGGCCAACTCGTTCAGTGATTACGAGCAAAACTCAAACAGCTCAGGCAATCAACCGTATCAATTGTCTTTCTATAAGTCCGATTTTGAAATCTGCTCTGTTTGGAATAATGAAAGAGACACATTGCGTTTGCCTGAATCACCGGATTTATTGAACATGCCCTCCCCAGTCCTTATTTATAATGGATTTTTTGATCCAATTACCCCTCCTTCAAATGGTAAAGGATTAAATAACCTTCTTCCTAATTCGTATTTGGTAAAAGCCGGAGCGTATGGTCATACACCAAGCTTTACAAATGAAGGCAATTCAGTCCTCAAAGCGTTTTTAGCAAACCCATCAACCCAACCAAATGTCGATGAGTTTGCTCCTTTCGATCCGGCAAAGTTTGCCACGGGCATATTTATTACCTCAGGAGCGATTGGTATGGCAAAGAGTATTCAGAATTTTGATATACTCTTCTTTGCACCACTCATCATCTCGTTAGTTATTTTTATCAGCTATATCGTTTTTCAAGTTTTCTCGAAATTCAATAAACAGCAAACACGTCGACAACAAAAGGTCGCAGAATCTTTGATACTGTTTTGTTCCTCGATCGCCCTGGTAATCGTGCTGATTTTGGTCTATGCCATTATACAGACTTTGAATATTAACTTCAACATTGTAGCGTTCGGTATTCCAAATGATTTTGCATTTATCAGCATCTTGAATTATGCATTCATTGGAATACTCGCAGCTACCTTTATTTACTATGCCATTAGATTCAAAAACCTGAATAATAGAGCGCTTCTTTTTGCTATATTATTTTCTAATGCAATAACTGGAACCTACTTATATCATTGGGGCTTTTTATAA